GCAAGGCCTCATCGCAGAGTCGATCGATATCAACGGCCGTCGCCTCGGGCTTGAGCAGCGTGTGATCGATCATCGCGGCCAATGCCTGTCGGGTGGTCATCGCGGATTCATCCCAAAGGAGGCCGGTGGCGAGGAGGCTGGTCGGTGTCGAGGCGCAACTGGTATTCTCTGACGTATCCTCTGCGCTGGAAGTGCTTCATAAGCTCCGCGACCGATGAGAACACCCCCGTCGCGGTATTGGTGATGAACGGCGACGGGTCGGTCCGTGACCGCCAGACGACGTAGACCTCGCGCGTCGACTCATAGGCGTGTTGCAGCTCCCGCTCGACGCCGCTGGAAACAGCGGGTCGCCCGTCGGCAAGCTCAGGTATGTAGCTGACAATCATATCCGACTGGTCGATGAGCTTGAAATCGCGAGCGTATATCTGTGCGTCGATGTCAGCGGCCACTGCGTTGACTTCATCGACGCCGAATACCATTCGCCGGTTGTTGGACTCGACGGAGAAGCTCTTCTCCCCGCGTTGCGCCGCCGCCGCCGCCTCGATGAGCAGCCGTTTCTCGTCCAGGTCACCCGGATCAAAGGTGATGAAGTGCTCGGCCAGGACGTCCCGGAAGGAATCGATTTCAGCAAGGATTCGTGGCTCGTCGGTCACGTGGGTCATTGGAAACGAGGGATACACTTTGCGCCGATGCGGTTCGAACATCAGGCGGTACACGCTCTCGGCCGTGTCCCGCTCGATTCCCCTGGCAACGACGAAGAACCGCCCG
This portion of the Phycisphaerae bacterium genome encodes:
- a CDS encoding AAA family ATPase, which produces MSFSQAGSLFGHFLQGGVRAVITGQVGVDKKPFIERVAQIARQRGKDVLVCHVGEMMYAEAPDVAPGRILDLPRSRLDLLRRSVFKDILRLAEKADNLLVNTHATFRWRHGLFPAFDHDQMVELDADLYVTLVDNVDAIHERLTREHEVVHTLKDILVWREEEVLATEVMAGMIRGHGRFFVVARGIERDTAESVYRLMFEPHRRKVYPSFPMTHVTDEPRILAEIDSFRDVLAEHFITFDPGDLDEKRLLIEAAAAAQRGEKSFSVESNNRRMVFGVDEVNAVAADIDAQIYARDFKLIDQSDMIVSYIPELADGRPAVSSGVERELQHAYESTREVYVVWRSRTDPSPFITNTATGVFSSVAELMKHFQRRGYVREYQLRLDTDQPPRHRPPLG